Genomic segment of Pontibacter liquoris:
CAGCGTGAGCACCACGAGCTCATTTTCAAAGGGCATCAGCTCAAACACATGGCCCGTGGTAATGTTGCCCTGCGGCAGCGGCTGCCGCAAGCCGCCATTGGTAGTCAGCGACAGGTCGATTGGCTTGCCGTAGAGCGGCTGGCTTTGGGCAAGCTGCAGGTCTACCACAAAGTTGCCCAGCGGCGACTGGTAATCGCCTTTACCCAGCGCCACGGGCGCAAAACCTACTACCTCGCTCATTTTATCAGTTACCTGCCGGCGGAAGGGCGCAATGAATGCTTCCGTCTGCCGGTCGGCCGTAATCGTACTGTCTACCGGCACATCGGTGGTGGTGAGGCTGGGCGAGGCCTGCCAGGTGCGTGGCTGGCAAGCCCCTAATGAGAGCACCAGCAAGGCAATTGGCAGGCGCTTAAGCCGAAATATTGTCATAGGAGAAAAGTCCTTCAGGTGATTTGTCCACAAAGGTACTGCGTTCTCAAAAGCGGCACAAATAGCGTTTATGAGATAGATCCGATGACTCTCGGGTTTGCTAGAAGCAAACAGCGCTATACTTGTGCAGCCCGGAGATACAACTACTTTTTCCCTTTACCTTCCATGTAGTTCAGTGTCAGGCCGGTCAGCGT
This window contains:
- a CDS encoding 5'-nucleotidase C-terminal domain-containing protein, with translation MTIFRLKRLPIALLVLSLGACQPRTWQASPSLTTTDVPVDSTITADRQTEAFIAPFRRQVTDKMSEVVGFAPVALGKGDYQSPLGNFVVDLQLAQSQPLYGKPIDLSLTTNGGLRQPLPQGNITTGHVFELMPFENELVVLTLEGNTVKALFDYAAANKNAPIGNATYTVKGGKATDIKIGGKPFDPARTYTLVTSDYLAGGGDDLAMLKAATNTEKVGLLLRDAILQQIRQMTAAGKPVTADVATRVTVLP